One window of Deinococcus depolymerans genomic DNA carries:
- a CDS encoding IclR family transcriptional regulator: MLSLQKAANILGAFSAEQPEWGVRALASHLSVPRATAHAYLAGLTEAGFLRRTPAGKYRLSWHLAEMGAQLTASLPWFPEARALITRLALEVRAVAFLCILEGEEVVATIRERHPDADIDLPLDVYLPATATASGKILYAHADITPRSFAACTPSSITSLDEWKTEVAKVRRLGYAYSIEEWIPGQCTLGVPYHALHSGLNDGHIGDTVVAAIGVQMSAERYLREERSIRERVLQIVREAETLP, translated from the coding sequence AATGGGGCGTCCGGGCGCTGGCCTCCCATCTCAGCGTGCCCCGCGCCACCGCGCACGCCTACCTCGCCGGCCTGACCGAGGCCGGTTTCCTGCGCCGCACCCCGGCCGGCAAGTACCGCCTGTCCTGGCACCTCGCCGAGATGGGCGCCCAGCTGACCGCCTCGCTGCCCTGGTTCCCGGAGGCCCGCGCCCTGATCACGCGCCTGGCCCTGGAAGTCCGCGCCGTGGCGTTCCTGTGCATCCTGGAGGGCGAGGAGGTCGTCGCCACCATCCGCGAACGACACCCGGACGCCGACATCGACCTGCCGCTCGACGTGTACCTGCCCGCCACCGCCACCGCCAGCGGCAAGATCCTGTACGCGCACGCCGACATCACGCCGCGCAGCTTCGCCGCCTGCACGCCCAGCTCCATCACCTCCCTGGACGAATGGAAGACCGAAGTGGCGAAGGTCCGCCGCCTGGGCTACGCGTACTCCATCGAGGAATGGATTCCCGGCCAGTGCACGCTGGGCGTGCCGTACCACGCGCTGCACAGCGGCCTGAACGACGGTCACATCGGCGACACGGTGGTCGCCGCCATCGGCGTGCAGATGAGCGCCGAACGCTACCTGCGCGAGGAACGCAGCATCCGCGAACGCGTGCTGCAGATCGTCCGCGAGGCCGAAACGCTGCCCTGA
- a CDS encoding dynamin family protein codes for MLVSSRVQELLGRERALLGDVLGLLVGQGAPPEAVEAARVAGRALDEAFLLVVVGEFNAGKSSFVNALLGASVLPEGVTPTTDRIYVLVNGEVAGQMEATRDPFVSRLTYPLPSLEGVALVDTPGTNAIIRQHQALTEGFLPRADLVLFLTSADRPFTESERQFLSLAARWGRSVVMVVNKADLLETPEQKAQVRAFVEAGARGVLGLTPPVLLVSARAEQRGGDVGFHALREVLRVRLSEVERTRLKLLSPLGTVAELLAGEEARGAAARQTLAEDLGVLRELEERQRAHQESTLGELDGQLNRVNRLLSEFEVRADRFIDEKLRFGNLRGLLNGRELEEAFRREAVAELPDAIDRQFGTMIDRFVEVNLGFWEDVQVFLARRQPESAVARTRFSYDRAALLEGIAGSAQQHLEATTQTELARQLSRDAEDAMKGAVGGLAGGLGIGAGLGALIGASALDFTGGILAGLTLGSLGLFVLPNKRLQAHRQLREKVAALREALERIVRSEYGREQERADTRLRDAVRPFTQFTAQEQTRLNDAGQKLAALQLELEALRTEVQALAAPPSSPPAGGAAD; via the coding sequence ATGTTGGTGTCGAGTCGGGTGCAGGAGCTGCTGGGGCGTGAGCGGGCGCTGCTGGGTGACGTGCTGGGGCTGCTGGTGGGGCAGGGGGCGCCGCCGGAGGCGGTGGAGGCGGCGCGCGTGGCGGGCCGGGCGCTGGACGAGGCGTTCCTGCTGGTGGTGGTCGGGGAGTTCAATGCCGGGAAGAGTTCGTTCGTGAATGCGCTGCTGGGCGCGTCGGTGCTGCCGGAGGGCGTGACGCCCACCACGGACCGGATTTACGTGCTGGTGAACGGGGAGGTGGCGGGGCAGATGGAGGCCACCCGCGATCCCTTCGTGAGTCGCCTGACGTACCCGCTGCCGTCGCTGGAGGGGGTGGCGCTGGTGGACACGCCGGGCACGAACGCGATCATCCGGCAGCATCAGGCGCTGACCGAGGGGTTCCTGCCGCGGGCGGATCTGGTGTTGTTCCTGACGTCGGCGGACCGGCCGTTCACGGAGTCCGAGCGGCAGTTCCTGTCGCTGGCGGCGCGCTGGGGCCGCAGCGTGGTCATGGTGGTGAACAAGGCGGACCTGCTGGAGACGCCGGAGCAGAAGGCGCAGGTGCGGGCGTTCGTGGAGGCGGGCGCGCGGGGCGTGCTGGGCCTGACGCCGCCGGTGCTGCTGGTCAGCGCGCGGGCCGAGCAGCGGGGCGGGGACGTGGGCTTTCACGCGCTGCGGGAGGTGCTGCGCGTGCGGCTGTCCGAGGTGGAACGCACGCGCCTGAAGCTGCTGAGTCCGCTGGGAACGGTCGCGGAGTTGCTGGCGGGCGAGGAGGCGCGGGGGGCGGCGGCCCGGCAGACGCTCGCGGAGGACCTGGGGGTGCTGCGCGAACTGGAGGAGCGGCAGCGGGCGCATCAGGAGAGCACGCTGGGGGAGCTGGACGGGCAGCTCAACCGCGTGAACCGCCTGCTGAGCGAGTTCGAGGTGCGCGCCGACCGGTTCATCGACGAGAAGTTGCGGTTCGGGAACCTGCGGGGTCTGCTGAACGGCCGGGAGCTGGAGGAGGCGTTCCGGCGGGAGGCGGTGGCGGAGTTGCCCGACGCGATCGACCGGCAGTTCGGGACGATGATTGACCGGTTCGTGGAGGTGAACCTGGGCTTCTGGGAGGACGTGCAGGTGTTCCTGGCGCGGCGGCAGCCGGAGTCGGCGGTGGCCCGGACGCGTTTCAGTTACGACCGGGCGGCGCTGCTGGAGGGCATTGCGGGCAGCGCGCAGCAGCATCTGGAGGCGACGACGCAGACGGAACTGGCGCGGCAGCTGTCGCGGGACGCGGAGGACGCCATGAAGGGCGCCGTGGGCGGCCTGGCGGGCGGTCTGGGCATCGGGGCGGGGCTGGGGGCCCTGATCGGGGCGTCCGCGCTGGATTTTACGGGTGGGATCCTGGCGGGCCTGACGCTGGGCAGCCTGGGGCTGTTCGTGCTGCCGAACAAGCGGCTGCAGGCGCACCGGCAGTTGCGGGAAAAGGTCGCGGCGCTGCGCGAGGCCCTGGAGCGGATCGTGCGCAGCGAGTATGGCCGTGAGCAGGAGCGGGCGGATACCCGGCTGCGGGACGCGGTGCGGCCGTTCACGCAGTTCACGGCGCAGGAGCAGACGCGGCTGAACGACGCCGGGCAGAAACTGGCGGCCCTGCAACTGGAACTGGAGGCGCTCCGTACCGAGGTGCAGGCGCTGGCGGCGCCCCCGTCGTCCCCGCCGGCTGGGGGAGCGGCCGACTGA
- a CDS encoding prepilin-type N-terminal cleavage/methylation domain-containing protein — protein sequence MNRAAATRPAHTQGFTLIEILIVIAVLGIALAIAGNSLLGYLQSQQMQEGARQVAGDIERVRSGAMRYNKDATFEVISSTSYRMTVNDVAETVTLPYGLQVTSTPANVKLTYSAPYSELSGAAATIVVKRSSGTTQKTLRTVGVTGKVVQDGS from the coding sequence ATGAACCGGGCGGCTGCCACGCGACCGGCGCACACCCAGGGATTCACGCTGATCGAGATCCTGATCGTGATCGCTGTCCTCGGAATCGCGCTCGCCATCGCCGGGAACAGCCTGCTGGGATACCTGCAGTCGCAACAGATGCAGGAAGGAGCCAGACAGGTCGCCGGGGACATCGAACGGGTGCGCAGCGGCGCCATGCGGTACAACAAGGACGCCACCTTCGAGGTCATCAGCAGCACGTCGTACCGGATGACGGTGAACGACGTCGCGGAAACGGTCACGTTACCGTACGGGTTGCAGGTCACCAGCACGCCCGCGAACGTCAAGTTGACCTACAGCGCCCCGTACAGTGAACTGAGCGGCGCGGCCGCCACCATCGTTGTGAAACGGTCCAGCGGTACGACACAGAAGACACTCCGCACGGTCGGCGTGACGGGAAAGGTGGTTCAGGATGGATCGTAA
- a CDS encoding prepilin-type N-terminal cleavage/methylation domain-containing protein, whose amino-acid sequence MDRKTQGFTLLEVLISIALLAIVLAMVSASLTGLFRSNRQSEQRQNNTVRVQELVEDLRRHWLDPAAMTSPAGTRGDYRLARSCTESFPVPTDMTVTVWDVTPNPDGTFTVSSSYGLNTNCSAATERPANSVRRVRVQSGSANGPAAELTFEIYGG is encoded by the coding sequence ATGGATCGTAAGACACAGGGATTCACGCTGCTCGAGGTGCTGATCTCCATCGCCCTGCTCGCGATCGTGCTGGCCATGGTGAGCGCCTCCCTGACCGGTCTGTTCCGGTCCAACCGGCAGAGCGAGCAGCGGCAGAACAACACGGTCCGCGTACAGGAACTGGTTGAGGACCTGCGGCGTCACTGGCTGGACCCCGCGGCCATGACCTCGCCCGCCGGGACCCGGGGGGATTACCGCCTGGCCCGCTCGTGCACCGAGAGCTTCCCCGTACCCACCGACATGACGGTGACCGTCTGGGACGTCACGCCAAACCCGGACGGAACGTTCACCGTCAGCAGCAGTTACGGCCTGAACACCAACTGCTCGGCGGCCACGGAGCGGCCGGCGAACAGTGTCCGGCGGGTCCGGGTACAGTCGGGCAGCGCCAATGGGCCGGCAGCCGAGCTGACCTTCGAGATCTACGGAGGCTGA
- a CDS encoding prepilin-type N-terminal cleavage/methylation domain-containing protein — translation MKPTAGLTLIEILIALALSLLVLSAAYALTTSTAQANAVLTTRSQLTSEATVASSLLSARLREACAVFPQNTAVTLPAGVAGTKNAANTTVWRVGTDPFVAFVVPASTVSGSTPMLYAYYLLSRARYNEQMPDTQDIPANSAETSQVLMEFEVPVTAAACTAPLTVAVAPATNAQALLLAEYVRTPTTAEPLFTSESDQAITYRLRFQKASGSSVTVLPILSQTPIRASIVGRNVR, via the coding sequence GTGAAACCCACTGCCGGACTGACCCTGATTGAAATCCTGATCGCGCTGGCCCTCTCGCTGCTGGTCCTGAGCGCCGCGTACGCCCTGACGACCAGCACGGCGCAGGCCAACGCGGTCCTGACCACGCGGTCCCAGCTGACCTCGGAGGCGACGGTGGCCAGCAGCCTGCTGAGCGCCCGCCTGCGTGAGGCCTGCGCCGTGTTCCCGCAGAACACGGCGGTTACCCTGCCTGCGGGCGTAGCCGGCACCAAGAATGCGGCGAACACGACCGTCTGGCGGGTGGGCACCGATCCCTTCGTTGCGTTCGTCGTGCCGGCCAGTACGGTATCGGGCAGCACTCCCATGCTGTACGCCTACTACCTGCTGAGCCGCGCCCGGTACAACGAGCAGATGCCGGACACCCAGGACATCCCGGCCAACAGCGCCGAAACGTCCCAGGTGCTGATGGAATTCGAGGTGCCGGTCACGGCGGCAGCCTGCACGGCACCGCTGACCGTGGCAGTCGCGCCGGCAACGAACGCACAGGCGCTGCTGCTGGCCGAGTACGTGCGCACCCCGACGACTGCCGAACCCCTGTTCACCTCCGAGTCCGATCAGGCGATCACGTACCGCCTGCGCTTCCAGAAGGCGTCCGGCAGTTCCGTCACGGTGCTGCCCATCCTGTCCCAGACGCCGATCCGGGCATCAATCGTCGGCCGCAACGTTCGCTGA
- a CDS encoding acyltransferase, whose product MTWLKPVDVGRDAQSAYGEFLRDLEARLSDPGTDRFVLAREVLAEAMYGRPYAALLADAPLAALNLDARNVTFEAEYYLATDAAQFERVKPLLWLWKNLDLTPVGQNPVLGIPVRRVLAERIFRRVGRDFKCWQNVEFSVGYNMEVGDDVVVHRHVLLDDIGGIELHDRASISDYVNVYSHTHSVLDGPDVTLRRTVIGRGARITYHSTVLAGSVVSDDAMLATHALLRSDIPPHGIAMGVPARTTRFKVRGPQEVLVDSRSFVRAPDRKANPEFPEPTPNQTRVASEDEVAGRRVVTGER is encoded by the coding sequence GTGACTTGGCTGAAGCCGGTGGATGTGGGTCGTGACGCGCAGTCGGCGTACGGTGAGTTCTTGCGGGATCTGGAGGCGCGCCTGTCGGATCCGGGAACGGACCGGTTCGTGCTGGCGCGTGAGGTGCTGGCCGAGGCGATGTATGGCCGGCCCTACGCGGCGCTGCTGGCGGACGCGCCGCTGGCGGCCCTGAACCTGGACGCGCGGAACGTGACGTTCGAGGCGGAGTACTACCTGGCGACGGACGCGGCGCAGTTTGAGCGGGTCAAGCCGCTGCTGTGGCTGTGGAAGAACCTGGACCTGACGCCGGTGGGGCAGAATCCGGTGCTGGGCATTCCGGTGCGGCGGGTGCTGGCGGAGCGGATCTTCCGGCGGGTGGGGCGGGATTTCAAGTGCTGGCAGAACGTGGAGTTCAGCGTGGGGTACAACATGGAGGTCGGGGATGACGTGGTCGTTCACCGGCATGTGCTGCTGGATGACATCGGCGGGATCGAGCTGCACGACCGGGCGAGCATCAGTGATTACGTGAACGTGTACAGCCACACGCACAGCGTGCTGGACGGCCCGGACGTGACGTTGCGGCGCACGGTGATCGGGCGGGGAGCGCGGATCACGTACCATTCGACGGTTCTGGCGGGCAGCGTGGTCAGTGATGACGCGATGCTGGCGACGCACGCGCTGCTGCGCAGTGATATTCCGCCGCATGGGATTGCGATGGGGGTGCCGGCGCGCACGACGCGGTTCAAGGTGCGGGGGCCGCAGGAGGTGCTGGTGGATTCGCGGTCGTTCGTGCGGGCGCCGGACCGGAAGGCGAACCCGGAGTTCCCGGAGCCCACGCCGAATCAGACGCGGGTGGCGTCCGAGGATGAGGTGGCGGGACGCCGCGTGGTGACCGGGGAACGCTGA
- a CDS encoding metal-dependent hydrolase has product MNIHFIGHSTFMLESGDHRLLIDPFIQGNPQATISLQDALNWNVTAVLISHAHGDHWGDTLDFARRGTPVIATAEIAGYAQQHGATHATGMNIGGTYRADWGQVTLTPAWHSSSFPDGTYGGMPTGLIIELGGQRVYHAGDTNLFSDMKLIGDRGLDAAILPIGDHYTMGPEEAARTLDLLRPRVAIPMHYGTFPPLTGDPAVFQREGQARGVDIRILAPGEHTTL; this is encoded by the coding sequence ATGAACATTCACTTCATCGGCCACAGCACCTTCATGCTCGAAAGCGGCGACCACCGCCTGCTGATCGACCCGTTCATCCAGGGCAACCCCCAGGCGACCATCAGCCTGCAAGACGCCCTGAACTGGAACGTCACGGCCGTCCTGATCAGCCACGCGCACGGCGACCACTGGGGCGACACCCTCGACTTCGCCCGCCGGGGCACCCCGGTCATCGCCACCGCCGAGATCGCCGGGTACGCCCAGCAGCACGGCGCGACCCACGCGACCGGCATGAACATCGGCGGCACCTACCGCGCCGACTGGGGCCAGGTCACCCTCACTCCCGCCTGGCACAGCAGTTCCTTCCCCGACGGCACCTACGGCGGCATGCCCACCGGCCTGATCATCGAACTCGGCGGCCAGCGCGTGTACCACGCCGGCGACACCAACCTCTTCAGCGACATGAAGCTCATCGGGGACCGCGGCCTCGACGCCGCCATCCTGCCCATCGGCGACCACTACACCATGGGCCCCGAGGAAGCCGCCCGCACCCTCGACCTGCTGCGCCCCCGCGTCGCCATCCCCATGCACTACGGCACCTTCCCGCCCCTGACCGGCGACCCTGCCGTCTTCCAGCGCGAGGGACAGGCGCGCGGCGTGGACATCCGCATCCTGGCGCCGGGTGAACACACCACGCTGTAG
- the cdaA gene encoding diadenylate cyclase CdaA, which produces MPTPFGQVNVRDVLDILLVTFLVYQGYLLVAGTRAVNVVRGILVFAGVWVAAQVLNLPTLSYLLGRAGTVGIFALVVLFQPELRAALERVGRPRAREVGASGAALQDLARAMERLAERKTGALIAIERRTPLGEYAATGVSLDALVSVPFLEALFARNAPLHDGGVIVQGSRVIAAGCLFPLQSSDGTYRRYGTRHRAAIGLSELTDAVVLVVSEERGSMRIALGGRLGPDLNGTELREQLRTLVYDRTAFLAAPVTGMAGDGPGDAERDAPAGGAR; this is translated from the coding sequence ATGCCCACCCCCTTCGGTCAGGTGAATGTCCGGGACGTTCTGGACATCCTGCTGGTCACGTTCCTGGTGTACCAGGGGTACCTGCTGGTGGCGGGGACGCGGGCGGTGAACGTGGTGCGCGGCATTCTGGTGTTCGCGGGGGTGTGGGTGGCGGCGCAGGTGCTGAACCTGCCGACCCTGAGTTACCTGCTGGGCCGGGCCGGGACGGTGGGGATCTTCGCGCTGGTGGTGCTGTTCCAGCCGGAGTTGCGGGCGGCGCTGGAGCGGGTGGGGCGGCCCCGCGCGCGGGAGGTGGGCGCGAGCGGCGCGGCCCTGCAGGACCTGGCGCGGGCCATGGAGCGGCTCGCGGAGCGCAAGACGGGCGCGCTGATCGCCATCGAGCGGCGCACGCCGCTGGGGGAGTACGCGGCGACGGGCGTGTCGCTGGACGCGCTGGTCAGCGTGCCGTTCCTGGAGGCGCTGTTCGCGCGGAATGCGCCGCTGCATGATGGGGGCGTGATCGTTCAGGGTTCGCGGGTGATTGCGGCCGGGTGCCTGTTCCCGCTGCAGTCGAGTGACGGCACGTACCGGCGGTACGGCACGCGGCACCGCGCGGCGATCGGGCTGTCGGAGTTGACGGACGCGGTGGTGCTGGTGGTCAGTGAGGAGCGGGGCAGCATGCGCATCGCGCTGGGGGGGCGTCTGGGACCGGACCTGAACGGCACCGAGTTGCGTGAGCAGCTGCGGACGCTGGTGTATGACCGCACGGCGTTCCTGGCAGCGCCGGTGACGGGAATGGCCGGGGACGGGCCGGGGGACGCGGAGCGGGACGCGCCGGCCGGGGGGGCGCGGTGA
- a CDS encoding CdaR family protein — MRLESLRRWLDPRYAWARGTHNLGPKLLALGVSVTLWFVATGDRRANVEQGFDVPVTVRDTTGNGQEKRATSNLSPSSVRVTLRGRPDRLRELQAENIEAVVDVTGVPEGSFTQPVTVTAPNGTEVQRQTPARVQGFLDTQVTRTLPVTLSVASPPEASVPRYVVLPAEAGVSGAGRVVSTVARLVTSPAALAAGAEREVPLVALDAAGRPVEGVTASPSTVTVRRLDTGELPVKTVRVVLNDPPPTLRVTAVSVQPSTVRVVAAPELLARLREVAGTVTYRVGTYTGAVQLAVPAGAQALETVNVRLTVERVTPSAP, encoded by the coding sequence GTGCGGCTGGAGAGCCTGCGGCGCTGGCTGGACCCGCGGTACGCCTGGGCGCGGGGGACGCACAACCTGGGGCCGAAACTGCTGGCGCTGGGCGTGTCGGTGACGCTGTGGTTCGTGGCGACCGGGGACCGGCGCGCGAACGTGGAGCAGGGGTTCGACGTGCCCGTCACGGTGCGGGACACGACCGGGAACGGGCAGGAGAAACGCGCGACGAGTAACCTCAGTCCGTCGTCGGTGCGGGTGACCCTGCGGGGCCGTCCGGACCGGCTGCGGGAACTGCAGGCCGAGAACATCGAGGCGGTCGTGGATGTGACGGGCGTTCCGGAGGGCAGTTTCACGCAGCCGGTCACGGTGACGGCGCCGAACGGGACGGAGGTGCAGCGGCAGACGCCGGCGCGGGTGCAGGGGTTCCTGGACACGCAGGTGACGCGGACGCTGCCGGTCACGCTGAGCGTGGCGTCCCCGCCGGAGGCGAGCGTGCCGCGGTACGTGGTGCTGCCGGCCGAGGCGGGGGTGTCCGGGGCGGGTCGGGTGGTGTCCACCGTGGCGCGGTTGGTGACCAGTCCGGCGGCGCTGGCTGCCGGGGCCGAGCGGGAGGTGCCGCTGGTGGCGCTGGACGCGGCGGGCCGGCCGGTCGAGGGGGTCACGGCCAGTCCGTCGACGGTGACGGTGCGCCGCCTGGATACCGGGGAGTTACCGGTGAAGACGGTGCGGGTGGTGCTGAACGATCCGCCGCCGACGCTGCGGGTGACGGCCGTGAGCGTGCAGCCGAGCACGGTGCGGGTCGTGGCGGCGCCCGAGCTGCTGGCGCGCCTGCGGGAGGTGGCGGGCACGGTCACGTACCGGGTGGGGACGTACACGGGGGCCGTGCAGCTGGCCGTGCCGGCGGGCGCGCAGGCGCTGGAGACCGTGAACGTGCGCCTGACGGTCGAGCGGGTCACGCCGTCGGCGCCGTAG
- the yqeK gene encoding bis(5'-nucleosyl)-tetraphosphatase (symmetrical) YqeK, translating to MVRPRRYEHVLRVAELAAQIALANGLDDMRAYAAGILHDIARDLPDAELLRLAPPECEIDAGHPLALHGRAARVLLERWGYQDPVVLDAVEDHTTGPRGGNPVAACVYIADVSEPGRGVNADIRELALRDLNAALERAIVSKVTYLQGRGIQVHPRTLQAYHALPCIAQQSPPESTPLPRRP from the coding sequence ATGGTCAGACCCAGGCGCTATGAACACGTGCTGCGCGTGGCGGAACTCGCCGCGCAGATCGCGCTCGCCAACGGGCTGGACGACATGCGGGCCTACGCGGCCGGGATCCTGCACGACATCGCGCGGGACCTGCCGGACGCGGAACTGCTGCGGCTGGCCCCGCCGGAGTGCGAGATCGACGCCGGGCACCCGCTGGCGCTGCACGGCCGGGCAGCGCGGGTCCTGCTGGAACGCTGGGGGTACCAGGACCCGGTGGTGCTGGACGCCGTGGAGGATCACACGACCGGCCCGCGCGGCGGGAATCCGGTGGCGGCCTGCGTGTACATCGCGGACGTGTCCGAGCCGGGCCGCGGCGTGAACGCCGACATCCGCGAGCTGGCGCTGCGGGACCTGAACGCGGCGCTGGAGCGGGCCATCGTCTCGAAGGTCACGTACCTGCAGGGGCGCGGCATTCAGGTGCATCCGCGCACGCTGCAGGCCTATCATGCGCTGCCGTGCATCGCCCAACAGTCCCCGCCGGAGTCGACTCCGCTTCCCCGCCGCCCGTGA
- a CDS encoding LCP family protein — translation MTGPSSTPGAPRIAGLRALQAFGLTLSCLSLGGFALLSGAGRTAASSVMPGAAPQFTVLIAGRDIVYCYYQQPCKNQDQRTGLVQPPNTDTVMLVKVDGARVRVLNIPRDTNVGPFDRFGSIAAQKVNSQYFAGGPEALTRAVETITGERVDSYVIVRTDYVERVINALGGLDVTVPEGGIEWIDQAAGVNLQLPAGPHHLEGKEAVLFLRVRKGFGDDYGRIDHQKQALTQLAGRLKSAQGLAALPTILGGIGNGVETNADPNTLAALRPFLGQLKLSFATLPTDEIPGTFNLAVNRERLAALWGDTPAAVTDAPAVKVTVVDASGANLGAGLKTALTALGYPDVQVTVAPASQEASQVFTQQDVAQAGALADLLNLPRLQGERFPVAPGEVGVLLGRDAQGSLAQLAALGGPPATPPDGN, via the coding sequence GTGACCGGCCCCTCGTCCACCCCGGGCGCGCCCCGCATCGCCGGGCTGCGCGCCCTGCAGGCCTTCGGCCTCACGCTCTCCTGCCTGTCGCTGGGGGGCTTCGCGCTGCTCAGCGGGGCCGGCCGGACGGCCGCCTCGTCGGTCATGCCGGGCGCGGCGCCGCAGTTCACGGTGCTGATCGCCGGGCGGGACATCGTTTACTGCTACTACCAGCAGCCCTGCAAGAACCAGGACCAGCGGACCGGGCTGGTGCAGCCGCCGAACACCGACACGGTCATGCTGGTCAAGGTGGACGGCGCCCGCGTGCGGGTGCTGAACATTCCGCGTGACACGAACGTCGGGCCCTTCGACCGTTTCGGGTCCATCGCGGCGCAGAAGGTGAACAGCCAGTACTTCGCGGGCGGCCCGGAGGCCCTGACGCGGGCGGTGGAGACCATCACGGGCGAGCGGGTGGACTCGTACGTGATTGTCCGTACCGATTACGTCGAGCGGGTCATCAACGCGCTGGGCGGCCTGGACGTGACCGTCCCGGAGGGCGGCATCGAATGGATCGATCAGGCGGCGGGCGTGAACCTGCAACTGCCGGCCGGGCCGCACCACCTGGAGGGCAAGGAGGCCGTGCTGTTCCTGCGGGTCCGTAAGGGTTTCGGGGACGATTACGGCCGCATTGACCACCAGAAGCAGGCGCTGACGCAACTGGCGGGCCGCCTGAAGTCCGCGCAGGGCCTCGCGGCGCTGCCCACCATTCTGGGCGGCATCGGGAACGGCGTGGAGACGAACGCAGACCCCAACACGCTGGCGGCGCTGCGGCCCTTCCTGGGCCAGCTGAAACTGAGTTTCGCGACGCTGCCCACCGACGAGATTCCCGGCACGTTCAATCTGGCCGTGAACCGCGAGCGGCTGGCCGCGCTGTGGGGCGACACGCCCGCCGCGGTCACCGACGCGCCGGCCGTGAAGGTCACGGTCGTGGACGCCAGCGGCGCGAACCTGGGAGCGGGCCTGAAGACGGCCCTGACCGCGCTCGGTTACCCGGACGTGCAGGTCACGGTCGCCCCGGCCAGCCAGGAGGCCAGTCAGGTGTTCACGCAGCAGGACGTGGCGCAGGCCGGGGCGCTGGCCGACCTGCTGAACCTGCCGCGCCTGCAGGGCGAGCGTTTCCCGGTCGCGCCGGGTGAGGTGGGCGTGCTGCTGGGCCGCGACGCGCAGGGCAGCCTGGCGCAACTGGCGGCGCTGGGCGGCCCACCCGCCACCCC